A single region of the candidate division WOR-3 bacterium genome encodes:
- a CDS encoding glutamine--tRNA ligase/YqeY domain fusion protein, which produces MENSSAKKDFIREIIQNDLATGKHKSIHTRFPPEPNGYLHIGHAKAICLNFSIAEEFGGLCNLRFDDTNPLKEEQEYIDAIKEDIRWLGFDWGEREYYASDYFDQLYEWAVKLIKDGKAYVDDLSADQIREYRGTLTRPGKESPFRNRSIEENLELFERMKAGEFPDGSKVLRARIDMASPNLNMRDPVMYRILHRSHHRQGDKWCIYPTYDWTHGQSDSIERITHSLCSLEFEDHRPLYNWFLEQLGIYHPRQIEFARLNLTYTVLSKRKLLQLVEGGYVEGWDDPRMPTLSGLRRRGYTPESIRDFCARIGVAKTNSVIDISLLEHCLREDLNRRAQRVMVVLRPLRVVIDNYPEDKVEELDCINNPEDPGMGTRKVPFSRVLYIEEDDFREEPPKKFYRLAPGREVRLRYAYFITCNRVVKDQTGKVVELHCTYDPATRGGDAPDGRRPKATLHWVSAKHSVRAEVRLYDRLFTKPNPDDVEEGRDFKDNINPDSLVVLTQSRIEPSLAHAKPGERYQFERQGYFCVDPDSSGNKLVFNRTVPLRDTWAKIEKALQKAGKQ; this is translated from the coding sequence ATGGAAAACAGTTCCGCCAAAAAGGATTTTATCCGGGAAATTATCCAGAATGACCTGGCTACGGGTAAACACAAGTCAATCCACACACGCTTTCCACCGGAGCCGAACGGCTATCTCCATATCGGTCATGCCAAGGCGATCTGTCTTAATTTCAGTATCGCCGAGGAGTTCGGCGGACTCTGCAATCTACGTTTTGACGATACAAATCCCCTGAAAGAAGAGCAGGAATATATCGACGCAATCAAAGAAGATATCCGCTGGCTCGGTTTTGATTGGGGGGAGCGTGAATATTATGCTTCTGATTATTTTGATCAGCTCTATGAATGGGCGGTGAAACTTATCAAAGACGGAAAGGCGTATGTGGATGACCTGAGTGCCGACCAGATCCGTGAATATCGCGGAACCCTGACCAGACCCGGAAAAGAGAGTCCTTTTCGGAATCGGAGTATTGAGGAGAATCTTGAGCTTTTTGAACGGATGAAGGCGGGAGAGTTCCCCGACGGTTCAAAGGTGCTGCGCGCCAGGATCGATATGGCTTCACCCAATCTCAATATGCGTGACCCGGTTATGTATCGGATTCTTCATAGATCTCATCACCGACAGGGTGACAAATGGTGCATTTATCCGACCTATGATTGGACACATGGCCAGTCTGATTCGATCGAGCGCATCACCCATTCCCTGTGCTCGCTTGAGTTCGAGGATCACCGTCCGCTTTATAACTGGTTCCTTGAGCAGCTCGGGATTTACCATCCCCGTCAGATCGAGTTCGCCCGACTCAACCTCACTTACACTGTTTTGAGCAAACGGAAATTGCTCCAACTTGTGGAGGGCGGCTATGTGGAAGGCTGGGATGATCCGCGTATGCCCACACTTTCCGGGCTGCGCAGGCGTGGTTACACCCCGGAGTCGATCAGGGATTTTTGTGCACGTATCGGGGTGGCGAAAACAAACAGTGTAATAGACATTTCTTTACTCGAACACTGCCTGCGCGAGGACCTCAACAGGCGTGCCCAGCGTGTTATGGTTGTCCTGCGTCCCCTGCGGGTGGTTATTGATAATTATCCGGAAGATAAAGTGGAAGAACTGGACTGCATTAATAATCCCGAGGACCCGGGTATGGGTACCCGCAAAGTTCCTTTTTCACGGGTTCTTTATATTGAAGAGGATGACTTTCGGGAAGAGCCTCCGAAAAAATTCTACCGCCTGGCACCGGGTAGAGAAGTCCGGCTCCGTTATGCATACTTCATCACCTGCAACAGGGTGGTCAAAGATCAGACCGGTAAGGTCGTTGAGTTGCACTGCACTTATGATCCTGCGACCCGCGGCGGTGATGCCCCGGATGGGCGGCGTCCCAAAGCGACACTCCACTGGGTTTCGGCAAAACACAGTGTAAGGGCTGAAGTGCGGTTGTATGACCGCCTCTTTACAAAGCCGAATCCTGATGATGTTGAAGAAGGAAGAGATTTTAAGGATAATATAAATCCGGATTCACTGGTGGTTCTAACTCAGTCTCGTATAGAGCCGAGTCTGGCACATGCAAAACCCGGTGAACGTTATCAATTTGAACGGCAGGGCTATTTTTGTGTGGACCCGGATTCGTCAGGCAATAAACTTGTTTTCAATCGAACCGTTCCGCTGCGCGATACCTGGGCAAAGATCGAGAAAGCCCTACAGAAGGCGGGTAAGCAGTGA
- the meaB gene encoding methylmalonyl Co-A mutase-associated GTPase MeaB has product MISLKKLLKGDKRTVAQAISAVENNSIPQILEKIFPYTGKAYHIGITGPPGAGKSTLVNSIAKNLLRLNKKIGIIAVDPTSPFSGGALLGDRIRMTELALHKNIFIRSMASRGSLGGLARKTKDVIWILDASGVDYILIETIGVGQVELDIAQVCDTTVVVLVPESGDSIQAMKAGLLEIADIMVVNKGDREGAERLTMELKFAFELKDQNVGWHFPILTTIATEDKGIEELVAKIQEHREYLEKSGALERERKNKLMHRINELIEEKIRLHLMEHIIPEPELKKIVDKVYQRTLNPYSIAREITDKILKIKS; this is encoded by the coding sequence GTGATTTCCCTGAAAAAATTATTAAAGGGTGACAAAAGGACCGTTGCGCAAGCCATCAGTGCGGTCGAAAACAACAGTATCCCGCAAATCCTGGAGAAGATCTTTCCATACACGGGTAAGGCATATCATATCGGCATCACCGGTCCACCGGGGGCGGGTAAGTCCACTCTGGTTAATTCAATCGCAAAGAATCTGCTTCGGTTGAATAAAAAAATAGGTATCATCGCAGTGGACCCGACTTCACCGTTTTCCGGAGGAGCTCTGCTCGGCGACCGCATCAGGATGACTGAACTGGCGCTTCATAAGAACATTTTCATCAGGAGTATGGCGTCGCGCGGCAGTCTCGGCGGTCTCGCCCGTAAAACCAAAGATGTTATCTGGATACTCGATGCTTCAGGTGTGGATTATATTCTTATTGAGACGATCGGTGTGGGCCAGGTGGAACTGGATATTGCCCAGGTGTGTGACACCACAGTGGTCGTTTTGGTGCCTGAATCAGGTGATTCAATCCAGGCGATGAAGGCAGGCCTCCTGGAGATCGCGGATATTATGGTTGTTAATAAAGGTGACCGAGAGGGGGCTGAACGTCTGACAATGGAGTTGAAGTTCGCCTTTGAGTTAAAGGATCAAAATGTCGGCTGGCATTTCCCGATTCTTACAACAATCGCCACTGAAGATAAAGGTATTGAAGAGCTTGTCGCGAAGATTCAGGAACACAGGGAGTATCTGGAAAAGAGCGGTGCACTTGAGCGGGAGCGAAAGAATAAACTTATGCACAGAATAAACGAGTTGATTGAAGAGAAGATCCGTCTCCATCTTATGGAACATATTATTCCTGAACCAGAACTGAAAAAGATTGTCGATAAGGTCTATCAACGGACCCTCAATCCCTATTCCATAGCAAGAGAGATTACCGATAAGATCCTAAAAATTAAAAGTTAG
- a CDS encoding methylmalonyl-CoA mutase, translating to MKRDIWEEKIKTCKERDFKFTTVSGLPVKALYTPDDLKDFDYDRDLGYPGEFPFVRGVYTNMYRGRLWTMRQFSGFGTPRDTNKRYKYLLKHGQTGLSVAFDFPTLYGRDSDDPFSRGEVGKCGVAIDTLRDMEILFDGIPLEQISTSMTINPPAAMLLAMYLVVGEKQGVPKKVLTGTIQNDMLKEYQAQKTWIYPPEPSMRIITDIMAYCAEKVPKWNTISISGYHIREAGSTALQELAFTLKNGFTYVEYGIRAGLSVDKFAPRLSFFFNSHLDFFEEIAKYRAARRIWARLMQDKYNAQNPRSYLMRFHTQTAGCTLTAQQPENNIMRTAFQALAAVLGGTQSLHTNSMDETYALPTEKAVKIALRTQQLIAYETGVPNTIDPLGGSYYVEKLTNELEKGAYEYFEKIDKLGGVVKAIEKGFFQKEISRSAYEYQKKLERKEKYHVGVNIFEEDEKPDIEILKIPKEVERAQIKAVKKVRRERNNRKVKEALKDLRKAAASGENLMPRILECVRVYATLGEMCNTLKEEFGEYHEPIIF from the coding sequence ATGAAAAGAGATATTTGGGAAGAAAAAATCAAAACCTGCAAGGAAAGAGATTTCAAGTTTACCACAGTTTCTGGTTTGCCGGTGAAAGCACTGTATACTCCTGATGATCTCAAAGATTTTGATTATGACCGGGACCTTGGTTATCCCGGTGAATTTCCTTTTGTTCGGGGTGTTTATACCAATATGTACCGGGGTCGGCTCTGGACCATGCGGCAGTTTTCTGGTTTTGGAACGCCCCGAGATACAAACAAGAGATACAAATATCTTTTAAAACACGGGCAGACGGGTCTTTCCGTCGCCTTTGATTTCCCCACACTTTATGGCCGTGATTCAGATGATCCTTTTTCCCGGGGTGAGGTCGGTAAATGCGGGGTTGCGATTGATACACTCAGAGATATGGAGATTCTCTTCGACGGAATTCCTCTGGAACAGATATCGACTTCGATGACCATAAATCCACCGGCGGCGATGCTTCTGGCGATGTATCTCGTCGTGGGTGAAAAACAGGGAGTTCCGAAAAAAGTATTGACCGGCACCATTCAAAATGATATGTTGAAAGAGTATCAAGCCCAGAAAACATGGATCTATCCGCCTGAACCGTCCATGCGGATAATCACCGATATCATGGCGTATTGTGCCGAGAAAGTACCCAAGTGGAATACGATTTCCATATCAGGATACCACATAAGAGAAGCGGGGTCAACCGCTTTGCAGGAACTGGCTTTCACCCTGAAGAACGGGTTTACCTATGTGGAATACGGGATACGGGCGGGTCTCTCCGTTGATAAATTCGCTCCGCGTCTTTCTTTTTTCTTCAACTCCCATCTTGATTTCTTTGAAGAGATCGCGAAATACCGTGCCGCCAGAAGAATCTGGGCGCGCCTTATGCAGGATAAATACAATGCCCAGAATCCCCGTTCTTATTTAATGCGGTTCCATACCCAGACCGCGGGATGCACCCTGACCGCCCAACAACCTGAGAACAACATTATGCGTACGGCATTCCAGGCACTCGCTGCAGTGCTCGGCGGCACCCAGTCGCTCCATACCAATTCAATGGATGAGACCTATGCGTTACCAACGGAGAAGGCAGTGAAGATCGCTCTGCGCACCCAGCAGCTGATTGCCTATGAGACCGGTGTTCCCAATACCATTGATCCCTTGGGTGGTTCTTATTATGTTGAAAAACTGACCAATGAACTGGAAAAAGGGGCTTACGAGTATTTCGAGAAGATTGATAAATTGGGTGGTGTGGTCAAGGCGATAGAAAAAGGCTTTTTTCAGAAAGAGATTTCGCGGAGTGCTTATGAATACCAGAAAAAGTTGGAGAGAAAAGAAAAATACCATGTAGGAGTCAATATCTTCGAAGAAGATGAAAAACCGGATATTGAAATTCTCAAGATTCCCAAAGAGGTGGAGCGGGCTCAGATCAAGGCGGTGAAAAAGGTCAGAAGGGAACGCAACAACAGGAAAGTGAAGGAAGCCTTGAAAGACCTCAGAAAAGCGGCGGCAAGCGGTGAAAACCTGATGCCCAGGATTCTCGAGTGCGTCCGTGTTTATGCGACACTCGGCGAGATGTGTAATACCCTGAAAGAAGAATTCGGTGAGTATCACGAACCGATTATCTTTTGA
- a CDS encoding cobalamin B12-binding domain-containing protein — MGRKIRVLVGKPGLDGHDRGAKVVAAALRDAGMEVIYTGLHQTCESIVEAAIQEDVDIIGLSILSGAHMTLFPRVLELLKKKRATDIIVIGGGIIPADDMKRLEKKGVKKLFGPGTPTAEIVAWIKENAAARAKKESRRKVSKRTKKKTSKKSKKKSGKRK, encoded by the coding sequence ATGGGTAGAAAAATAAGAGTCCTTGTCGGTAAACCGGGCCTTGACGGTCATGATCGTGGCGCCAAGGTGGTCGCCGCGGCATTACGTGACGCCGGGATGGAGGTGATATATACCGGTTTACACCAGACCTGTGAAAGTATTGTGGAGGCTGCGATCCAGGAGGACGTTGACATAATCGGTCTTTCGATTCTCTCCGGCGCTCATATGACTTTATTCCCCAGGGTACTGGAATTATTAAAGAAGAAACGCGCCACAGATATCATCGTCATCGGCGGCGGCATAATTCCTGCTGACGATATGAAGAGGCTTGAAAAGAAAGGTGTAAAGAAGCTCTTCGGGCCGGGAACGCCGACGGCCGAGATCGTCGCCTGGATAAAAGAAAATGCGGCAGCCAGGGCAAAGAAAGAGAGCCGCAGAAAGGTTTCAAAGAGGACAAAAAAGAAGACTTCGAAAAAAAGTAAGAAGAAGAGCGGAAAGAGGAAATAG
- a CDS encoding MBL fold metallo-hydrolase — translation MKLGKFEISIISDGLFWLDGGAMFGVVPKVLWNKLTPADELNRIKLALNCLLIKTPDKKIIVDTGIGDKLKDRFKEMYRIEREQGLLGALKNLGIRPEEIDFVINTHLHFDHCGGNTYKKDGDIVPTFPAAVYIIQKQEWDDALHPNERTRASYLSENFLPIEKTGQLKLVEGDYEVVPGIKAISTSGHTKGHQSVFIESEDKKAIYFGDLIPTASHIKIPYVMGYDLFPLEVIENKKRLLQKAEQEGWLLIFEHDPKKTFGYLEQKDGRPVFKPL, via the coding sequence ATGAAATTAGGAAAATTTGAAATTTCCATTATCTCTGACGGCCTGTTCTGGCTCGACGGTGGAGCGATGTTCGGTGTTGTACCGAAAGTCTTATGGAATAAATTGACCCCTGCTGATGAATTGAATCGTATCAAACTGGCTCTGAATTGTTTACTTATCAAGACTCCGGATAAGAAAATAATTGTTGATACAGGGATCGGAGATAAATTGAAGGACAGATTCAAAGAGATGTATCGGATTGAGCGCGAGCAAGGTTTGCTCGGTGCCCTGAAGAATCTCGGCATAAGGCCTGAAGAGATTGATTTTGTTATAAACACCCATCTCCATTTTGACCACTGTGGAGGGAATACATATAAGAAAGACGGGGATATCGTACCTACTTTTCCTGCTGCGGTCTATATTATTCAGAAACAGGAGTGGGATGATGCACTGCACCCGAATGAACGCACCCGGGCGAGTTATCTGTCTGAGAATTTTCTGCCCATTGAGAAGACAGGGCAGCTTAAACTCGTGGAAGGTGATTATGAGGTCGTGCCCGGCATCAAAGCCATTTCAACCAGTGGACACACAAAAGGTCATCAATCAGTCTTTATTGAATCAGAGGATAAAAAGGCGATATATTTCGGTGATTTAATCCCGACTGCATCCCATATAAAGATTCCCTATGTGATGGGTTATGACCTTTTCCCGCTTGAGGTGATTGAGAATAAGAAAAGACTTTTGCAGAAGGCGGAACAGGAGGGCTGGCTGTTGATCTTTGAACATGATCCGAAAAAGACATTCGGTTATCTGGAACAAAAAGATGGCAGACCTGTTTTCAAACCATTGTGA
- a CDS encoding acyl-CoA carboxylase subunit beta, with translation MKIKDKLKHLEELEKQAELGGGEKRIKAQHDKGRLTARERIELLLDKGTFSETDKFVTHRCIDFNMAEKKILGDGVVTGYGRINGRSVCVFAEDFTVFGGSLSKAYAEKICKLQDMALKMGCPVIGLKDSGGARIQEGVDSLAGYTDVFLRNVLSAGVVPQISAIMGPCAGGAVYSPAMTDFIIMVQGSFMFLTGPDVVKAATHEEVTFEELGGAMVHNEKSGVAHFAVESELECIELIKNLLSFIPQNNLEDPSVVDCQDDINRMDKSLDTLIPDSPNKPYDMHEVIKAVVDNGDFLEVHKYFAQNLIVGFARFNGRPVGIVANQPAVLAGVLDINSSMKGARFVRFCDCFNIPIVTFVDVPGFLPGTAQEWGGVIKNGAKLLYAFCEATVPRVTIITRKAYGGAYCVMSSKHTRADINFAWPSAEIAVMGPDGAVRILYRKELKEAEDPKVLEKKLIDEYTEKFANPFVTASKGYIDAIIRPSETRPRVIEALELIENKRDTNPPRKHGNIPL, from the coding sequence ATGAAGATTAAGGATAAGCTGAAACACCTTGAAGAACTTGAGAAACAAGCAGAACTCGGCGGCGGTGAGAAACGAATAAAAGCCCAGCATGATAAAGGTAGACTCACTGCCCGGGAACGCATCGAGTTGCTGCTTGATAAAGGGACTTTTTCTGAAACCGATAAGTTCGTCACACATCGCTGCATTGATTTTAATATGGCTGAAAAGAAGATACTGGGTGACGGCGTGGTAACCGGGTATGGAAGAATCAACGGTCGGTCAGTATGTGTCTTTGCTGAAGATTTCACCGTATTCGGCGGTTCTCTGTCAAAGGCATACGCGGAAAAGATTTGTAAACTTCAGGATATGGCTTTGAAGATGGGATGTCCGGTGATCGGGCTGAAGGATTCCGGCGGTGCGAGGATCCAGGAAGGGGTTGACAGCCTTGCTGGTTATACTGATGTCTTTTTACGGAACGTCCTCTCCGCAGGTGTGGTTCCCCAGATTTCCGCAATTATGGGTCCCTGTGCCGGAGGAGCAGTCTATTCTCCGGCAATGACCGATTTTATAATAATGGTGCAGGGTTCTTTTATGTTCTTGACCGGGCCTGATGTGGTTAAAGCGGCAACCCATGAAGAAGTCACTTTTGAAGAGCTCGGCGGTGCGATGGTCCACAATGAGAAATCAGGAGTGGCGCACTTCGCGGTTGAATCAGAGCTCGAATGCATCGAGTTGATAAAGAATCTTCTCTCTTTCATCCCCCAGAATAATCTGGAGGATCCGTCGGTGGTCGATTGCCAGGATGATATCAATCGGATGGACAAAAGTCTGGATACACTCATTCCGGACAGCCCCAATAAACCTTATGATATGCACGAGGTGATAAAGGCGGTGGTCGATAACGGAGATTTTCTGGAGGTGCACAAGTATTTTGCTCAGAATTTGATTGTCGGATTTGCACGATTCAACGGTCGTCCTGTGGGGATTGTTGCGAATCAACCGGCTGTGCTCGCCGGTGTTCTGGACATCAATTCGTCAATGAAGGGTGCCCGTTTTGTTCGGTTCTGCGACTGCTTCAATATTCCGATTGTGACATTTGTTGATGTGCCGGGGTTCTTACCCGGTACTGCCCAGGAATGGGGCGGTGTGATAAAGAACGGGGCGAAACTTCTTTATGCATTCTGTGAGGCGACCGTACCCCGCGTGACGATAATAACCCGTAAGGCGTACGGCGGTGCCTACTGTGTGATGAGTTCAAAACATACCCGTGCCGACATAAACTTCGCCTGGCCCAGTGCCGAGATCGCCGTGATGGGGCCTGACGGTGCAGTAAGGATTCTCTATCGAAAAGAACTCAAGGAGGCAGAGGATCCGAAGGTACTGGAAAAAAAGTTGATCGATGAATATACTGAAAAGTTCGCCAATCCTTTTGTGACGGCGAGCAAGGGATATATCGATGCGATAATAAGACCTTCTGAGACAAGACCGAGAGTCATTGAAGCACTTGAGTTGATCGAAAATAAACGCGACACAAATCCTCCACGCAAGCATGGGAATATACCGTTGTGA